The following are encoded together in the Cumulibacter soli genome:
- the scpB gene encoding SMC-Scp complex subunit ScpB translates to MSPDSENAPAPVEIELPPRPDDGTAPSEPDQLMTILESDITPAIESVLLVLDQPTAAMDIARAIGIGEDVVEARLQGLRAEYDEQGRGFQLREAAGGWRLYTREQYAPAVERFVLDGQKTRLTQAALETLAVIAYRQPVTRARVSAIRGVNVDGVVRTLLTRELIEESGHEEGSGGGLLSTTDLFLEKLGLKSLRDLPPIAPLLPDVDPEMDERLESGLAAIADMEMD, encoded by the coding sequence ATGAGTCCAGACAGCGAGAACGCCCCGGCTCCCGTCGAGATCGAACTGCCGCCGCGCCCGGACGATGGCACCGCGCCGTCCGAGCCCGACCAGTTAATGACCATTCTCGAGTCGGACATCACCCCGGCGATCGAGTCGGTGTTGCTGGTGCTGGATCAACCCACCGCAGCGATGGATATCGCCCGAGCCATCGGTATCGGTGAGGACGTCGTCGAAGCGCGGTTACAGGGGTTGCGTGCGGAGTACGACGAACAGGGACGTGGCTTTCAATTGCGCGAGGCCGCCGGGGGCTGGCGGCTGTACACGCGTGAGCAGTACGCGCCGGCGGTAGAGCGGTTCGTGCTGGACGGGCAGAAGACCAGGCTGACGCAGGCTGCACTGGAAACCCTGGCGGTCATCGCTTATCGCCAACCGGTCACCCGAGCGCGGGTCTCCGCGATCCGCGGGGTGAATGTGGACGGCGTCGTACGGACCCTGCTGACTCGCGAACTCATCGAGGAATCGGGGCACGAAGAAGGCTCCGGTGGTGGACTGTTGTCCACGACCGACCTGTTCCTGGAGAAGCTGGGGTTGAAATCGTTGCGGGACCTTCCGCCGATCGCCCCGCTGCTGCCGGACGTGGACCCTGAGATGGACGAGCGACTCGAATCCGGGCTCGCCGCGATCGCCGATATGGAGATGGACTGA
- a CDS encoding segregation and condensation protein A: MTETVENFDESDIAADDQPRGSFTVRLTNFEGPFDLLLQLISKHKLDVTEVALSKVTDDFIAHIRADGDRWDLAQATGFLLVAATLLDLKTARLLPRAEVEDEEDLALLEARDLLFARLLQYRAYKEAAAAVAEMISTAGRRYPRAVALEPKFAEALPELLIGVGPERFAAIAVRVMTPKTPETVRLDHLHAAQVSVSEQMGILRERLQRKRQLTFRELTEDCTHTLEVVARFLGLLELYREKVVAFEQVVPLGDLSVRWSTRDDGAEPADAGYNPDEEYA, from the coding sequence GTGACCGAAACGGTCGAAAACTTCGACGAGTCGGATATCGCCGCCGACGACCAGCCGCGCGGCTCCTTCACCGTTCGGTTGACCAACTTCGAGGGCCCGTTCGATCTGCTGCTGCAGTTGATCAGCAAGCACAAACTCGATGTCACCGAGGTAGCGCTGTCGAAGGTTACCGATGACTTCATTGCGCACATTCGCGCAGATGGCGATCGATGGGATCTCGCGCAGGCGACGGGGTTCCTGCTGGTCGCCGCGACATTGCTCGATCTGAAAACCGCGCGGCTATTACCGCGCGCCGAGGTGGAGGACGAGGAAGACCTCGCACTGCTGGAAGCACGTGACCTGCTGTTCGCCCGGCTCCTGCAGTACCGCGCGTACAAGGAAGCCGCCGCCGCGGTGGCAGAAATGATCAGCACGGCCGGACGCCGGTACCCCCGCGCCGTCGCGCTGGAGCCGAAGTTTGCCGAGGCGCTCCCTGAATTACTGATTGGCGTGGGCCCCGAGCGGTTCGCGGCTATCGCTGTTCGGGTGATGACACCTAAAACGCCAGAGACCGTACGCCTGGATCACCTGCACGCCGCCCAGGTGTCCGTCAGCGAGCAAATGGGCATCCTGCGCGAACGGCTACAACGTAAGCGCCAACTCACCTTCCGGGAGTTGACCGAGGATTGCACGCATACCCTGGAGGTGGTCGCTCGCTTCCTGGGCTTGCTGGAGCTCTACCGCGAGAAGGTCGTTGCGTTCGAACAGGTGGTGCCACTCGGTGACCTCAGCGTGCGGTGGTCTACGCGCGACGACGGCGCCGAGCCTGCGGACGCCGGCTACAACCCCGACGAGGAATACGCATGA
- a CDS encoding ParA family protein translates to MGEDPAKARQHDLPDPAPLVSTGPAVVLAVCNQKGGVGKTTSTINLGAALAEFGRRVLLVDFDPQGALSVGLGIAPHDLDVTVYNLLVERGTNPTDVVLRTSVKGVDLLPANIDLSAAEIQLVNEVAREQTLERVLRPLLPQYDYILIDCQPSLGLLTVNALTAAQGVLIPLECEYFSLRGVALLIDTVEKVRDRLNPELELSGILATMYDPRTIHAREVFSRIVEAFGDIVFQTTINRTVRFPETTVAGEPITSWAPTSAAADAYRNLAREILARDAAS, encoded by the coding sequence ATGGGTGAGGATCCGGCGAAGGCACGTCAGCACGACCTGCCTGATCCCGCTCCGCTGGTCAGCACTGGTCCGGCGGTGGTGCTCGCGGTATGCAACCAGAAGGGCGGTGTCGGTAAGACGACGTCCACCATTAATCTCGGCGCGGCGCTCGCGGAGTTCGGACGTCGGGTGTTGTTGGTCGACTTCGACCCGCAGGGCGCACTGTCGGTCGGGCTCGGGATCGCCCCGCACGATTTGGACGTGACTGTCTACAACTTGCTGGTGGAGCGGGGGACCAACCCCACCGACGTCGTGCTGCGTACCTCAGTCAAGGGCGTGGACCTGCTGCCAGCGAATATTGATCTGTCTGCGGCCGAAATCCAACTCGTCAATGAGGTCGCCCGCGAGCAGACACTCGAACGCGTACTGCGCCCGCTGTTGCCGCAGTACGACTACATCCTGATCGACTGCCAGCCGTCGCTTGGCCTGCTGACGGTCAACGCGTTGACCGCCGCTCAGGGCGTGTTGATTCCGCTGGAATGCGAGTACTTCTCGCTGCGTGGTGTGGCGCTGTTGATCGACACCGTGGAGAAGGTGCGCGACCGGTTGAACCCTGAGCTGGAACTCTCCGGGATTCTGGCGACCATGTACGACCCGCGCACCATTCACGCCCGTGAAGTGTTTTCGCGCATCGTCGAGGCGTTCGGGGACATCGTGTTTCAAACCACGATTAACCGCACGGTGCGATTCCCGGAAACCACTGTGGCCGGTGAGCCGATCACTTCCTGGGCGCCTACCTCCGCGGCCGCCGACGCGTACCGGAACCTGGCGCGTGAGATTCTCGCCCGCGACGCGGCGTCGTGA
- the xerD gene encoding site-specific tyrosine recombinase XerD, with product MTDAPRHSIGQVARGYLDHLAIERGLATNTLSAYRRDVNRYLDWLHARGREDFGDVIAVDVADFAAYLREGDEEHQPLSTTSAARVVVAVRGLHRFAVREGIVPVDVAGDVRPPTPGKRLPKALPIEDVERLLDAALHEDTPLALRDRALLEFLYGTGVRISEALGLDVDDIDAAARAVRVTGKGSKQRIVPIGSYALAAIEAYRVRSRPTLSVSGRSSSRLFLNSRGGPLSRQSAWAILRACAERANIDVPISPHTLRHSFATHLLDGGADVRVVQELLGHASVTTTQVYTLVTVDKLREVYATSHPRAR from the coding sequence GTGACTGATGCACCGCGCCACTCGATCGGGCAGGTTGCGCGCGGGTACCTCGATCACCTCGCCATCGAACGGGGCCTGGCGACAAACACGCTCTCGGCGTACCGCCGAGATGTGAATCGGTATCTCGATTGGCTGCACGCTCGTGGACGCGAAGACTTCGGGGACGTGATTGCGGTGGACGTCGCCGACTTCGCGGCGTACCTGCGTGAGGGCGACGAGGAGCATCAGCCGTTGTCGACGACCTCGGCGGCGCGGGTCGTCGTCGCTGTGCGGGGTCTGCATCGGTTCGCCGTCCGCGAGGGCATCGTGCCGGTTGACGTCGCCGGTGACGTCCGCCCGCCGACCCCAGGTAAACGGCTACCGAAAGCACTGCCTATCGAAGACGTCGAGCGACTGCTTGATGCCGCGCTGCACGAGGACACGCCGCTGGCCTTGCGCGATCGAGCGTTGCTGGAATTCCTGTACGGCACGGGGGTGCGAATCTCCGAGGCGCTGGGGTTGGACGTCGACGATATTGACGCCGCCGCGCGTGCGGTTCGGGTGACCGGCAAGGGCAGTAAACAGCGGATCGTGCCGATCGGCAGTTATGCGCTAGCGGCGATCGAGGCCTACCGGGTGCGCTCTCGCCCGACGCTGAGCGTATCCGGGCGCAGCTCCAGCAGACTGTTCCTGAATTCGCGCGGCGGCCCGCTGTCGAGGCAGAGCGCGTGGGCGATCCTGCGGGCGTGCGCCGAGCGAGCGAATATCGACGTACCAATCTCACCGCATACGCTGCGGCATTCGTTCGCCACTCACCTACTCGACGGCGGGGCGGACGTCCGCGTGGTGCAGGAACTGCTCGGTCACGCCTCGGTGACCACAACGCAGGTCTACACGCTGGTGACGGTCGACAAGCTCCGTGAGGTTTACGCGACCAGCCATCCGCGAGCACGTTAG
- the ald gene encoding alanine dehydrogenase: MIERFSHMRVGVPKEVKNHEYRVALTPAGVRELHAHGHDVVVETNAGIGSSIGDEDYVRAGARIAKHADDLWGDAELVLKVKEPVAQEYGLLRDGQTLFTYLHLAASAECTQALVDSKVNAIGYEMVRSADGRLPLLAPMSEVAGCLAPQIAANALTKVNGGRGMLMGGVTGVYGAKVVIIGAGVSGMRAARIAAGMQAKVILLDRNIEALHAADAYFRGAVQTISSSAHAIEEAIADADVVIGAVLVPGARAPRVITNEMVAGMQPGSVLIDLSVDQGGCFEDTRPTSHADPTYTVHGSIFYAVANVPGAVPVTSTAALTNATLPYALALADRGFAGACAADPALAAGVNTAAGALVSEAVAQAHDMPWTPFGD; this comes from the coding sequence ATGATCGAGAGGTTTTCACATATGCGAGTCGGCGTTCCCAAAGAGGTCAAGAACCACGAGTACCGGGTTGCTCTGACCCCGGCTGGGGTGCGTGAGCTGCACGCGCATGGGCATGACGTTGTGGTGGAGACCAACGCCGGCATCGGATCGTCGATCGGCGATGAGGATTACGTGCGGGCCGGAGCGCGCATTGCCAAGCACGCCGACGACCTGTGGGGCGACGCCGAGTTGGTGCTGAAGGTGAAGGAACCGGTAGCGCAGGAATATGGCCTGCTACGTGACGGGCAGACATTGTTCACGTATTTGCATCTGGCCGCCTCCGCGGAGTGCACGCAGGCATTGGTCGACTCGAAGGTGAACGCGATCGGCTACGAGATGGTGCGCTCCGCTGACGGCCGACTGCCGCTCTTAGCCCCGATGTCCGAGGTAGCCGGCTGCTTGGCGCCGCAGATCGCGGCCAACGCGCTCACCAAGGTCAACGGCGGGCGCGGCATGTTGATGGGTGGCGTCACCGGCGTGTACGGCGCGAAGGTGGTCATCATCGGTGCCGGTGTCAGCGGTATGCGCGCGGCCAGGATCGCCGCCGGCATGCAGGCGAAGGTCATCCTGCTCGACCGCAACATCGAGGCGTTGCACGCCGCCGATGCGTACTTCCGCGGTGCCGTGCAGACGATCTCATCGAGCGCACACGCGATCGAAGAAGCGATCGCGGATGCCGACGTGGTGATTGGTGCGGTACTGGTGCCGGGCGCACGTGCGCCGAGGGTGATCACCAATGAAATGGTCGCCGGTATGCAGCCCGGTTCGGTGCTCATCGACCTCTCCGTCGATCAGGGCGGGTGTTTCGAAGACACGCGCCCGACGAGCCACGCGGACCCGACGTATACGGTGCATGGCTCAATCTTTTATGCCGTGGCGAATGTCCCCGGCGCCGTTCCGGTAACGAGCACGGCGGCGCTGACGAATGCGACGCTGCCGTACGCGCTCGCGCTGGCCGATCGCGGTTTCGCGGGCGCGTGTGCCGCCGATCCCGCGCTCGCCGCCGGTGTGAACACCGCCGCCGGAGCGTTGGTCTCCGAGGCCGTCGCTCAAGCGCACGACATGCCGTGGACGCCGTTCGGTGACTGA
- a CDS encoding NUDIX domain-containing protein: protein MASILGGRDAVGYSVTKSERIYDGPIFTLRRDAVEFPDGSSATRDVVSHDGAVAIVPIDADGRVVLIEQYRHSVAQMLWEVPAGLLDVAGEHALDAAKRELAEEVGLRATSWHTLIDLVSAPGFCDERVRVFLARELSEAPRPDGFVLEHEEAQVAVHRVPLADAVAAVHAGEVVNSLAVGALLAAERALREENVLRAADIPWPA, encoded by the coding sequence ATGGCGAGCATTCTCGGTGGTCGCGACGCCGTCGGATACTCGGTCACGAAGTCGGAGCGTATCTACGACGGTCCAATCTTCACGCTGCGTCGTGATGCCGTCGAGTTCCCGGACGGGTCGAGCGCGACTCGCGACGTCGTCTCGCATGATGGGGCGGTGGCGATCGTGCCGATCGACGCCGATGGGCGGGTCGTGCTCATCGAGCAGTACCGGCATTCGGTCGCGCAGATGCTGTGGGAGGTGCCGGCCGGACTGCTCGACGTAGCAGGGGAGCATGCCCTTGATGCGGCTAAGCGCGAACTGGCGGAGGAAGTCGGTCTGCGCGCTACCTCATGGCACACACTGATCGATCTGGTCAGCGCGCCGGGATTCTGTGATGAGCGAGTCCGGGTGTTCCTGGCGCGCGAGTTGTCCGAGGCGCCGCGTCCGGACGGTTTCGTTCTCGAACACGAGGAGGCGCAGGTCGCCGTACACCGGGTGCCACTAGCGGACGCCGTCGCGGCCGTGCACGCCGGGGAGGTCGTCAATTCCCTCGCCGTCGGTGCCTTACTGGCGGCCGAGCGGGCGCTGCGCGAAGAAAATGTGCTGCGCGCCGCCGACATACCGTGGCCGGCCTGA
- a CDS encoding CTP synthase has protein sequence MVGSPRKTRHVFVTGGVVSSLGKGLTASSLGALLKARGLRVTMQKLDPYLNVDPGTMNPFQHGEVFVTEDGAETDLDIGHYERFLDVNLSGFANVTTGQVYSNVIAKERRGEYLGDTVQVIPHITNEIKDRMIGMADSDPDGEFIDVVITEIGGTVGDIESLPFLEAARQVRHEVGRDNCFFLHVSLVPYLAPSGELKTKPTQHSVAELRSIGIQPDAIVCRSDRDLPDSLKHKIGLMCDVEDEAVIATADAPSIYDIPKVLHREGLDAYVVRRLGLPFRDVDWTVWGDLLERVHNPKESVTIALVGKYIDLPDAYLSISEALRAGGFAHRAKVTIRWVPSDSCEQDAGASKELAGVDGVLIPGGFGIRGIEGKLGAIKYARTNGIPLLGICLGLQCMVIEAARNLAGLDAANSAEFDEAIEYPVIATMSDQQDVVSGERDMGGTMRLGSYEAHLREGSIVAAAYGERVVHERHRHRYEVNNEFRAQIEAAGLQFTGTSPDGRLVEFCELPGDVHPFFVGTQAHPELKSRPTKAHPLFAEFIGAALSYMDSAKLPVT, from the coding sequence ATGGTTGGTTCTCCCCGCAAGACCAGGCACGTCTTTGTCACCGGCGGCGTCGTGTCGTCGCTCGGTAAGGGCCTGACGGCCAGCAGCCTCGGGGCACTGCTGAAGGCTCGGGGTCTGCGGGTCACCATGCAGAAGCTCGACCCGTATCTGAATGTCGATCCGGGCACGATGAACCCCTTCCAGCATGGCGAGGTTTTCGTGACTGAGGATGGTGCCGAAACCGATCTGGACATCGGTCACTACGAACGGTTCCTGGACGTCAACCTCAGCGGATTCGCCAACGTCACCACCGGTCAGGTCTACTCGAACGTGATCGCCAAGGAGCGTCGCGGTGAGTACCTCGGCGACACGGTCCAGGTAATTCCGCACATCACAAATGAAATCAAGGATCGGATGATCGGCATGGCCGACAGCGATCCGGATGGTGAATTCATCGATGTGGTGATCACCGAGATCGGCGGTACCGTCGGCGATATCGAATCGCTACCGTTCCTGGAGGCCGCACGTCAGGTTCGCCACGAGGTCGGCCGGGACAATTGTTTCTTCCTGCACGTGTCGCTCGTGCCGTACCTCGCGCCGTCCGGCGAGCTGAAAACCAAACCGACGCAGCATTCGGTAGCCGAACTGCGCAGTATCGGTATTCAGCCCGATGCGATCGTGTGCCGTTCCGATCGCGACCTGCCGGACTCGCTCAAGCACAAGATCGGTTTGATGTGCGACGTCGAGGACGAGGCGGTCATCGCGACCGCTGATGCGCCATCGATTTACGACATCCCCAAGGTATTGCACCGCGAAGGTCTGGACGCGTACGTCGTCCGTCGCCTCGGTCTACCGTTCCGCGATGTTGACTGGACCGTGTGGGGTGACCTGCTCGAGCGGGTGCACAACCCGAAGGAATCGGTCACGATCGCGTTGGTCGGTAAGTACATCGACTTGCCCGATGCGTACCTGTCGATCAGCGAGGCGCTGCGTGCCGGGGGATTCGCGCACCGCGCGAAGGTCACGATCCGTTGGGTCCCCTCGGACAGCTGTGAGCAGGACGCGGGCGCGTCGAAGGAGCTCGCTGGTGTTGATGGCGTGCTCATCCCCGGCGGCTTCGGGATCCGCGGTATTGAAGGAAAACTCGGCGCGATCAAGTACGCGCGGACCAACGGGATTCCGCTGCTGGGGATCTGCCTCGGTCTGCAATGCATGGTGATCGAAGCTGCCCGCAATCTCGCCGGCCTCGACGCCGCGAACTCGGCCGAGTTCGACGAGGCTATCGAATACCCGGTGATCGCGACGATGAGCGATCAGCAGGACGTGGTCTCAGGTGAACGCGATATGGGCGGCACCATGCGACTCGGGTCGTACGAGGCGCACTTGCGCGAAGGATCGATCGTTGCCGCGGCGTACGGCGAACGTGTCGTGCACGAGCGGCACCGGCACCGGTACGAAGTCAACAACGAGTTCCGCGCGCAGATCGAGGCCGCCGGCCTGCAGTTCACCGGTACCTCGCCGGACGGTCGGTTGGTCGAGTTCTGCGAGCTTCCCGGCGATGTACACCCGTTCTTCGTCGGCACCCAGGCGCACCCGGAGTTGAAGTCTCGTCCGACGAAGGCGCATCCGCTGTTTGCCGAGTTCATCGGCGCGGCGCTGAGTTACATGGACTCGGCCAAACTGCCGGTCACCTGA
- a CDS encoding glycosyltransferase family 4 protein, translating into MSTPLSRRTITQVLATSTGGVGVHVRSIAADLVSAGADLRIVGPQATEDLFGFTAEGAQFAAVEIANGPDPRKDARAVRRLRAATSDADLIHAHGLRAATVAAAANLGRRTPLVVTLHNAVDVQSPALRRVYAGLERFVARSADVVIGASQDLADRARECGAKYVLFREVAAPPALPAQRTAAQVREELRLPAEAPVLLCVGRLHPQKGYDTLIAAAGAWQDHPLRPEVIIAGDGPLESELRRDIDAASLRIRLLGRRSDVADLLEAADLVLMPSVWEARSLVAQEAMRAGVALICTTTGGMGELVGDAARTIDVGDSAGLAQAVLDLLEDPQKRADLAEAGRRRAADFPTQRDTALALIEIYRELLGQGTPG; encoded by the coding sequence GTGAGCACACCGCTGAGCAGGCGCACGATCACTCAGGTGCTGGCGACGTCCACCGGCGGTGTCGGCGTACATGTACGGTCCATCGCCGCCGACCTTGTCAGCGCCGGGGCGGACCTACGGATCGTCGGGCCGCAGGCCACCGAAGACCTGTTCGGATTCACCGCCGAAGGCGCGCAGTTCGCGGCCGTGGAGATCGCCAATGGGCCCGACCCACGTAAGGATGCTCGCGCGGTGCGTCGACTGCGTGCGGCCACCAGCGACGCCGACCTGATTCATGCACACGGGTTGCGCGCGGCGACCGTGGCAGCCGCCGCGAACCTGGGGCGGCGTACGCCGTTGGTCGTCACGTTGCACAACGCCGTCGATGTGCAGTCACCAGCGCTGCGGCGGGTGTACGCCGGACTCGAGCGGTTCGTCGCCCGCAGCGCGGATGTGGTGATCGGTGCGTCGCAAGATCTCGCCGATCGCGCCCGTGAGTGCGGCGCCAAGTACGTGCTGTTCCGCGAGGTTGCTGCGCCGCCCGCGCTACCCGCGCAACGCACCGCAGCACAGGTACGCGAGGAACTACGCCTACCGGCCGAGGCCCCGGTGCTGCTGTGCGTGGGTCGGCTGCATCCGCAGAAGGGGTACGACACGCTGATTGCCGCGGCCGGCGCGTGGCAGGACCATCCGCTGCGACCCGAGGTCATCATCGCCGGTGACGGACCGCTGGAGAGCGAGCTACGCCGCGATATCGACGCGGCCAGCCTGCGGATCCGGCTGCTGGGGCGTCGCTCCGATGTAGCGGACCTCCTGGAAGCCGCTGATCTGGTCCTGATGCCGTCGGTGTGGGAGGCCCGCTCGCTGGTCGCTCAGGAAGCGATGCGTGCCGGAGTGGCGCTGATCTGCACGACGACCGGCGGGATGGGTGAGTTGGTGGGCGACGCGGCCCGGACCATTGACGTAGGTGATTCGGCCGGACTCGCGCAAGCGGTGCTGGATCTGCTGGAGGACCCGCAGAAACGCGCTGACCTCGCGGAGGCAGGCCGTCGCCGAGCTGCTGACTTCCCGACACAACGCGACACGGCGCTGGCATTGATCGAGATCTACCGTGAGCTCCTTGGCCAAGGAACGCCCGGGTGA
- the murJ gene encoding murein biosynthesis integral membrane protein MurJ, translated as MTSPRRAAATVAKAAALIAVLTVLARLVGFARNIVFSNTVGQTCLGQTYQTANTIPNIVFEIVAGGALAAVVVPLISTYVAKGDDENASRTASALLSWTIAVLVPLAIVLALLARPLTVAILGAAPCDEAVDAGATMLRIFAPQIPLYGIGIVLTGVLQAYKRFGGPALAPLLSSLVVIGAYVTYAVVAGVGTDLQDASDGEQLILSLGTTLGVVALSLSLLVPLRRTPVRLRPGFRFPPGQARRAGAMVAGGIAGLLAQQLFIAVTLVLANQPGVPRGAINVFMYAQTIYFLPWAVLAVPIATSVFPRLSEAVSTGAVSVYRRLLHGTHISITALSAIATAALIAAAREIAVVFVSRSPGEPSVDALMHGIIAFSVGLVGYGAFALHSRALFAMHKARLNAIAAGLGWGIAIAGAFVLSEVMDAQDRVAALSWANAAGASVLGAVLVVMTARVSGQNPLAPLASLLTAAAVGAGVGFAVRSITVLEALQVDASTAIMAALGIGLLRGAIAAAITALVLWVIPGLGLRQAVGEFRRRRATNDEEMT; from the coding sequence ATGACCTCCCCGCGTCGCGCGGCCGCGACCGTGGCGAAAGCTGCCGCGCTGATCGCGGTGTTGACCGTGCTCGCCCGGCTGGTTGGCTTCGCCCGCAACATCGTCTTCTCCAACACCGTTGGTCAGACCTGCCTCGGCCAGACCTATCAGACCGCGAACACCATCCCCAACATCGTGTTCGAGATCGTCGCCGGCGGCGCGCTCGCCGCGGTAGTCGTCCCGCTCATCTCGACGTACGTCGCCAAGGGCGACGACGAAAATGCATCCCGTACCGCCTCGGCATTGCTGAGCTGGACTATCGCTGTACTGGTGCCGCTGGCGATCGTCCTGGCGCTCCTCGCGCGACCGCTGACGGTTGCGATACTGGGCGCGGCGCCATGCGATGAGGCTGTCGATGCGGGCGCGACAATGCTGCGGATCTTCGCCCCGCAGATCCCGCTGTACGGAATCGGGATCGTGCTGACCGGCGTACTGCAGGCGTACAAGCGGTTCGGCGGCCCGGCCCTCGCGCCGCTGCTGTCGTCGCTCGTCGTCATTGGTGCGTATGTGACGTATGCCGTCGTCGCCGGCGTCGGCACCGACTTGCAGGACGCCAGCGACGGCGAGCAATTGATCCTCTCGCTGGGTACGACGCTCGGCGTGGTGGCGCTGTCGCTGAGTTTGCTGGTTCCGTTGCGCCGTACGCCGGTACGACTACGGCCTGGGTTCCGATTTCCGCCGGGTCAGGCGCGCCGCGCCGGCGCCATGGTTGCCGGGGGTATCGCCGGCCTCCTCGCGCAACAACTGTTCATCGCCGTGACTCTCGTGCTGGCGAACCAGCCCGGGGTGCCGCGCGGCGCGATCAACGTATTCATGTACGCGCAGACCATCTACTTCCTGCCGTGGGCAGTGCTCGCGGTACCGATTGCCACCTCCGTGTTCCCCCGACTGTCCGAAGCGGTCAGCACCGGCGCGGTATCGGTCTACCGCCGACTGCTGCACGGCACGCACATTTCGATTACCGCGCTGTCCGCGATCGCAACCGCGGCGCTGATCGCTGCCGCACGAGAGATCGCGGTGGTGTTCGTCAGCCGATCGCCGGGCGAACCGTCCGTGGACGCGTTGATGCACGGCATCATCGCCTTCAGCGTCGGGTTGGTGGGGTACGGCGCGTTCGCCCTGCATTCGCGAGCGTTGTTCGCGATGCACAAGGCACGCCTGAATGCCATCGCGGCGGGCCTCGGATGGGGTATCGCGATCGCCGGCGCCTTCGTGCTGTCGGAGGTCATGGATGCCCAGGACCGAGTGGCGGCGCTGAGTTGGGCCAACGCTGCGGGGGCGAGCGTGTTGGGCGCCGTACTGGTCGTGATGACGGCGCGGGTGAGTGGGCAGAATCCGCTGGCGCCACTGGCATCGTTGCTGACCGCCGCGGCTGTCGGCGCCGGGGTCGGTTTCGCGGTGCGTAGTATCACCGTGCTGGAGGCACTGCAGGTTGATGCCTCGACGGCAATAATGGCTGCACTGGGTATCGGTCTGCTCCGGGGGGCCATTGCGGCGGCGATTACCGCGCTGGTGCTGTGGGTGATACCGGGGTTGGGATTGCGCCAAGCGGTGGGCGAGTTTCGCCGACGCCGCGCGACGAACGACGAGGAGATGACGTGA
- a CDS encoding copper transporter — protein sequence MIDFKYHVVSLISVFLAIALGIIIGTTALNGGIVSNLQSNVKTLGDEKRALEDRVTDLNTAVQQNSDFATGVSEPLVADVLADETFIAITVGDSVTAEMRDPIISMIQKAGATNTGAISLTDTFGDPEHADELLKFASDDPPAGITLPESNNAGDVLGALLAAVLVSSESGGSAAGEVTSVLSGLGSLGVLKLDSTDIQPASNFVIITSGQPSSDVGTRNDMALGLAMQLDKAGASVVIAGDESSVTGGGLITAAREDAAVASAISTIDNANYGSGQVNVVWALAAEAEQKTGAYGTAPDTDPLAPAPN from the coding sequence GTGATCGATTTCAAGTACCACGTTGTCTCGCTGATCTCGGTGTTCCTGGCGATCGCGCTGGGCATCATCATCGGCACGACAGCGCTGAACGGCGGGATCGTCAGCAACCTGCAATCCAACGTCAAGACGCTGGGCGATGAGAAGCGCGCCCTGGAAGACCGGGTCACCGACCTGAACACCGCGGTCCAGCAGAACAGCGACTTCGCCACCGGTGTCTCCGAACCGCTGGTCGCCGACGTCCTGGCGGATGAAACCTTCATCGCGATCACCGTCGGCGACTCGGTCACCGCGGAAATGCGCGACCCGATCATCTCGATGATCCAGAAGGCCGGAGCGACCAACACCGGCGCCATCTCGCTGACGGACACGTTCGGGGACCCGGAGCACGCCGATGAACTGCTGAAGTTCGCCTCCGACGATCCGCCGGCGGGCATCACGCTGCCGGAATCGAACAACGCAGGTGATGTTCTCGGTGCCCTACTCGCAGCTGTGCTGGTCTCATCCGAGTCCGGCGGCTCCGCGGCCGGTGAGGTGACCTCGGTGCTGTCCGGGCTAGGTAGCCTCGGCGTACTGAAACTCGATTCGACCGATATCCAGCCCGCCTCCAACTTCGTGATCATCACCAGTGGTCAGCCCAGCAGCGATGTCGGCACCCGCAACGACATGGCGCTCGGACTGGCGATGCAACTCGACAAGGCTGGCGCTTCGGTAGTGATCGCGGGGGACGAGTCCTCGGTGACCGGCGGCGGCCTGATCACAGCAGCTCGTGAGGACGCCGCGGTCGCGTCGGCGATTTCGACCATTGATAACGCCAATTACGGCTCCGGGCAGGTCAACGTCGTGTGGGCGCTGGCGGCCGAGGCCGAGCAGAAGACCGGGGCGTACGGCACGGCGCCGGATACCGATCCGCTCGCGCCAGCACCGAACTAG